The genomic stretch AAAATGGAAAGACAGGCTGCTGTTTTGCCTCCCGGCAATCACAAAGAAGGTCCCTGAAAAGGACCGGACACAGGTCTTCCTCGAAACGGAAACCACAAGCCACCAAACTACACTTGACGTGATCTCTAGGCAGCAGAGGAGAAAAGATCGAGCTCGATGAGTGGCGTCACCAGAAAAAtagccgaagaagaagaaggagaagaaaagagagaacctCAACAAGATAGTTCACACGGCTAGCTCTTGATGTTGGTTCGTCCTCAGAGGACAAAGGAAGCTGCGATAGATGCCTTTCCTTGGCTGCAAGTTTGTTTCACATCGGCCCCTCCTTATATAGGCACCACCCACCGAAAAGACTCCTCTCACCAACCATAGGTTCCACTGCAACAGTGCACGCACAGTGAGTTTATTCTTGGGTTTGTGACCCTCCGTGACAGTGGAGATCCTCCGTCGTTTAGCTACAAGAAAGCTCTTGGAACTGTAAAAACCCTCGGAAGAATTCATCCAAAAGCACCCCCTCCCCATGCCCTGCATAGAAAACAGAAGGTAATAGCCGTGTGGTCCTTGCCAAGGACCATGTGGTTGCTCTGCGTCCATGCCATCAGCTCTCCGGAAGGTGACTGCTGCCCAACGCCTGTCGTTGTTTGTCTGATGGCACCTTTCCCTCAGGTCTTCGAAGCATGGAATTTTCCATGTCCATACATCATCATAGAAGTAGGGAGTGGATTTGTCAGTGTAAGCTGTCGACAAGCTGCCATGGCAGGCAACGATGTTCTGTAAACATATTGAACCACATCTCTCTGGTCGTGCAGAAACTTCAGGGAAACCAAGTGCTCTGGATCATTTGTGTAGGCATCATGTCATATGTAATTAAATATCTCGGTCACTGGAGATCTCCTGCTGCAATTCTTCTGATGCATTGACTGTTGCCTGTACCATTTTGCTGTGTGCAGGTGCTTTCGCTGTGCGCTTTCAGTGTGCAGAGTTTTGACCATACGCGAACGAGTGGAAGATTCTCAAAGCAGAGGCCAGAAAGCTGGGCTCACGAGAAAGGTGGCATCACCATTAATGGATTAAGAATATAATGTCGCCACCTTTTGCTTTGACTCGGGGCTTTCTTGATCTCCTCACAAAAGATTTCGGCAAGATGCCACACGCTGCATCTAGTTCAATCTTTCTTTGATGCATGAAAGCCTTCGTCTTCAAGGAAGTTGTTCCAGCTGCGTCCAACGCCGGCCACAAGTTGTGGTTCTTCCTAAAGCTTGGAATATTAGAACATGGCCTTAAACTCCTTCGCTTCATCTTCTACTAGCACTTGAAATGCTTTCTTTCTGTCAAATTATCGACAGATGGTGAGGTGAAATGATCTCCTTCACGACAGGAGCATTATAAAAGCAGCAACAGAGTCGAAAGCTCATGGCAACTCATTCATAGCTGTCGAAGAACATTGCAACTGAATGCCTGCGGAAACCATGGCTGCTAAGTTGACGAGAACATGGCCTTGGACGCGGAGACACAAGGCACAAAGCTATAAGATGGACCTCACACCACAGGTGGTAGGCCTCTGTATGATTCAATCATTGAACGGCAAATGCAATCATTGATACTGCCATCTCACAGCAAACTGATTTCATATCTCACAATTCAGGTAGAAAGATTACATTAGGAAACCTGAACCATGTAATAAAAGAATGAAGAGACGAATGCCTGATGAGACAGGAGATTAGTGGCATGGATATGACCCATCTACAATGAAATAATTTCATACACCTCAATAGATCTGCAAAACTCATGACATATAGTTCTTGGTTCATGATATTATACTCATTAGAGATATCTCCTCAGTCTTCTGTCCTCAGGAATTCACACTGTTCCAGTGCATCCATGAAACTTCTACTGActgttgctgcttgctgcagtacCTCTTGATCTTTCTATTCTCAACCTGTCttgctctttttcttttctggaaGTTTCCTGGCTTGATTTTAAGGATTTCACACCTTatagaagaagatttgcaacccaAAATTTTGACTAGGGACGGTAGCATCAACTCAGGTAAAGTTCATTCAGCATCCCAAGAGCACCTATTGTTATGTTGCCTTTCTGAAATGCATAATAGCCGGTACATCACCATCCAGAGAGAAGCAAAAGATTGATGCTAAATGTGAACATGCATGTTTTTGCTAAAAGAATTATATTCAAATGGAATGGCATTCGGATTACAAAAGCTTGTATCACCCGAATATCAAGTCTCTGAGGAACATCAAGATCACGGCACTTGCATCTCCTACTCTGATCGTAGTTCCAGAATAAAAACTTGTACTGTTTCATGTACACATTTTTCATGAAAACAAAGCTTCCTGTAGTTAGCTGGATCCtcaaacatgataaacaattacaCAATATGCTATATCAAGACCTGGAGTACCGCAAGATCTGGTTCGACTTGATGTCGTCTCCTTGCCCCAGCTTGCATGGATAACCAGTCAGTGCATCTCTGGGTATTCAACATCATAATGTTGTGCCAAAATGATTCCGAGATACTTTCTGCACATGCACTCTATCCTTTCACAGAGAGCCATCATGTTTCTTATGATTGTGCAGCTTCTCGTGGCATTCTCAGCTACACGGAAAATCAACTTGACACTATGCAAGAAGTTGGAGGGCTTTCTAATTGCCACTTGACATCTCCACATGCGCCAAAAACTGTCGCAAGGACATAGTCATCTATGTATAATCCCTCTTCTTGCATTCGGTACATAAACTTTAAAGCTTCCTGGCAAAGCCCGTTTTTAGCATAACCTATGACCATCATCTTCCAAGAAACCAGATTCCGTTCTTGCATGGTATCAAAGACTCTCAAAGCATCTGAAGTGCAGCCACACCTCATGTACATATCAATCAGTGCACTGCCCACAAACACATTTGACAGACTGCTGGTCTTACTCACACAGGCATGGAGCCATTTACCAGAAGTGATAGCTTCCAGCTTCGAACAGGCTTTTAAAGCAGAAGAATAAGTGAAGGGGTTTGGTTCCACACCTTCCAATAACATATCATTCAAGAATTCCAGTGCCTCTGAGCCATGGCCAAGACTGGTGAGACCCGAGATAATTGCAGTCCATGAAATGACATCTTTTGCTGGCATAGCTTCTAAAACTCTTGCAGCGTAAGCATACTCCCCGTATTTACAATAGAACCAAATGAGCGTGCTCCCAATGTGAATGTTTCCAATGTCGGAATTCTTTATTATCTGTGCATGAACTTCTTTTCCAAGACATAAAGATCCTATGGAACCACAAGCACTAAGAATACTAACGACGGTAAGATTGTTAGCAAATACACGGCGCCTCTTCATCCTTCGAAATAAAAGAATGGCCTCCTCTCCGAGGCCACAACGTGAATAACCAGATATTAACGAAGTCCATGTGATTGTGTTTCTCTTCGGCATCATATCGAAGACTGTTCTAGCATCCAACACCTCATCACACCTTGCATACATGTTAACCAGAGAACTCCCAACATACACATCTTCTTTGAACTTTTTCTTCACTATAGCACCATGCAGCTGCTTCCCAAACCTCAACTCCTTCAGTTCTCCACAAGCCTTCAGGATACTACAAACAGTGAACTCATTTGGAGAAAAACCCAGGTGCTGCATCTCCTGAAACATCGACAATGCTTCATATCCATGCCCACGTTGCACGTGAGCCGTGATCATGGTAGTCCAAGTAACAACATCCTTGGAGGACATCCTAGCAAACACTCTAGAAGAACAGAGAAGATCACCGCACTCTGCATAAAAGTACACGAGTGCGCTGTCTACAATCTTGTTGCTCCAATTCCCTTTGACAACACAAGAATGAATCTGTCTCCCAAGTTCAAATTCCAATAAATTACCACATGACTTCAACAAGCAAACATACGTCAAGCTATTAGCCTCGACATGGCTTTCGATCAGTGCCTCGAACAGACGCAGAACTTCGTCGTCAAGGCCCATCTTAAGACACCCACTGATCATGGCCGTCCAAGAAACGACATTCCTTTTGGGCATTCCATCGAACAGCTTCCTGGCTGCGACCAGCTCACGGAATCTCACGTAAGCACTAATCAGGTTGTTAACGACGAACGTAACAGAGGCATCGGACGACCTGACGGCGGCCGCGTGCAAGCACTTGACAGCCTTCAAGTTGGAGCAcgagaggaggagggaagaaagcGTTCCGTGATCGAACCTGCGAACGACGGCGGCACCCCGCGAGCTGTCATCTGGGTCACGGGCGGCGGAATAAAAAGAGTCGGGGATTGGTTCGACGTCGGCGGCAAAAGAAGGGATTTCGGTGAGAAGACGTAACGATTTAGGCGGCAAGCTGTGCCGGCTACTCCTCTGAGAGGCGCTGCAACTTGCTGTGCGCTTGGTGGGGAGAAGAGGGTGCGGGTGGAGGAGGATGTGATAAGGTTGGAACAGAGGGATTTCTAGGGAGGGAGGTGACAGCAGCATCGCTGGCGGGGTTTGCTCCAACACAAATATGGCGCTCAACGGAGGAGAGTATTGGGAAGCGAAAAGAAGGATACACTACAACCGAACAAAACGAAggcacaacatatatatatatatatatatatatatatatatatatatatatatatatataaggatttgACAGTTTCTTTAACGGGCTTAATCCAGTCCAGCCCAGCCCAGCCCAGCCCAGCCCATCGATCTCTCGAGAACGCGTCCACGTCTCCGTGTCTAATCCAACTGAAACTTGTGCTGACTTTATTTGCCAGGTCACCAATCAGGTTCGAATGCCACCGTCATCGTCTCGATCTCTCGATACGTTTCCACCGCCATCCTCTCCGCGGCTCGCAACTTTACCTTCTCCATCGGCCCGCAACCATGTTGTCCGTGCTTGTGGATGTCGTCTTCTTGGTGTTGCTGCTGAGACTGCTGGTTCTTCTCTTCTCCATGCGGTTCCTGCACCTGCTGCTGCTTTACCTGCTGATCTGCCTGGTGTCCATGATGGCTTCCGCCTCGTTTCCCCTGAAGTAGGCAGGACCTCCGTTTCCAGATGCTGATGATTCtgcagagagacagagagagagggagTGAGTGAAGGTAGGCTGATGAGACATCTGCCCTCTTTGTTGTTTAATGCTTAGCATGCCGTCTCTGTGGCTGTTGTCAGTGGGAAACGCTCCATTTATGGTCGTTTATTCTGAATGAATTCTCAATACACGATCTATAGTTTATCACTCGagctgtggcatagacgatttgaGATCATCAAAGTTATGATCTGCTAGTGAGGCGAGGCGTAACATCGAACACTCGACAGCAAATAAGTTATGGTCCATCAAAAACAATCTCTTCTTCCATCTAAGACACCAACTGCAGTCTTCAAATGAACTGCATGTCGAGTACATCATCAAAATAAGCTCGATCTCCCCCAAAAGAAATCTCCAACGAAAACCCACAGCCAAAAAAAT from Musa acuminata AAA Group cultivar baxijiao chromosome BXJ1-3, Cavendish_Baxijiao_AAA, whole genome shotgun sequence encodes the following:
- the LOC135616806 gene encoding pentatricopeptide repeat-containing protein At4g18520, chloroplastic-like — protein: MLLSPPSLEIPLFQPYHILLHPHPLLPTKRTASCSASQRSSRHSLPPKSLRLLTEIPSFAADVEPIPDSFYSAARDPDDSSRGAAVVRRFDHGTLSSLLLSCSNLKAVKCLHAAAVRSSDASVTFVVNNLISAYVRFRELVAARKLFDGMPKRNVVSWTAMISGCLKMGLDDEVLRLFEALIESHVEANSLTYVCLLKSCGNLLEFELGRQIHSCVVKGNWSNKIVDSALVYFYAECGDLLCSSRVFARMSSKDVVTWTTMITAHVQRGHGYEALSMFQEMQHLGFSPNEFTVCSILKACGELKELRFGKQLHGAIVKKKFKEDVYVGSSLVNMYARCDEVLDARTVFDMMPKRNTITWTSLISGYSRCGLGEEAILLFRRMKRRRVFANNLTVVSILSACGSIGSLCLGKEVHAQIIKNSDIGNIHIGSTLIWFYCKYGEYAYAARVLEAMPAKDVISWTAIISGLTSLGHGSEALEFLNDMLLEGVEPNPFTYSSALKACSKLEAITSGKWLHACVSKTSSLSNVFVGSALIDMYMRCGCTSDALRVFDTMQERNLVSWKMMVIGYAKNGLCQEALKFMYRMQEEGLYIDDYVLATVFGACGDVKWQLESPPTSCIVSS